From a single Adhaeribacter swui genomic region:
- a CDS encoding RidA family protein, with amino-acid sequence MNIHEKLAELGLQLPEPPKPGGNYVSVNIRGEIAYLAIQFPFKNGEVLYRGKLGSEISTEEGYKAMQLCALNVLAQINQYIGFDKVLGLNHFDAYYQAETDFDQAPAVVNGASDLFVQVLGDKGTHSRAIFGVAKLSRNFCVGLTATFTVI; translated from the coding sequence ATGAACATTCACGAAAAATTAGCAGAACTGGGTTTGCAGTTGCCGGAGCCGCCTAAGCCTGGGGGCAACTATGTTTCGGTAAATATCCGGGGGGAAATTGCTTACCTGGCCATTCAGTTTCCGTTTAAAAACGGCGAAGTGCTTTACCGGGGCAAACTGGGCAGCGAAATTTCGACGGAAGAAGGGTATAAAGCCATGCAGCTTTGCGCATTAAATGTGTTGGCTCAGATAAACCAATATATCGGGTTTGATAAGGTTTTAGGTTTAAACCATTTTGATGCTTATTACCAGGCCGAAACAGATTTTGACCAGGCTCCCGCGGTAGTAAATGGCGCTTCGGATTTATTTGTGCAGGTGCTGGGCGATAAAGGCACACATAGCCGGGCGATTTTTGGCGTAGCTAAATTGTCGCGGAATTTTTGTGTGGGTTTAACGGCAACGTTTACCGTAATTTAA
- a CDS encoding serine hydrolase domain-containing protein — MKPQQLFVFSLLLLVVISPIRVKAQGLPEPIVLHINHLFRTWNNSKTPGAAIAIIKYGQVIYQQAYGMAHVAHQEKLTPDHTFWVASMAKQFTALSVALLAEEGKLSLNDDIRKYLPQLPDLGDTVRIRHLIHHTSGLHDGFTLIGLTFKGEKHYTNQEVIAAMAQQKSLNFKPGTRYEYLNSGYVLLAEIVAQVSKKSFAQYTQAAIFRPLGMTYTQFAGNFKNSVPQLATGYGVNYKDGKVTYRPQHFKGNTVGSSGLFTTLSDLTKWDANLYHNQLGKGNPALIKQLLTPDTLNNGTPNPYGFGLEVGTYQGYQATSHSGADPGYKAEMVRFPDQRLTLICLANTEDQYSLTPKLLNLGARIIQGKVTENKPAEINKTENLSRLTGYYLNPENHSDLSLITEKQGKLFAATSLQGYQAPLVQTAPGQFQNDGLLEYAIYFRKTDAGEVAGMVLKNLRENEVFLQKVKLITLNPENLKKYASRYYSPELNKTYRLTVKKGKLGLKIYGIIHVPFQPLEGNQFLADLIGNNCFIFQSDTAGNITGFSFNRNGVTNLTFTRHL; from the coding sequence ATGAAACCTCAACAATTATTCGTCTTTTCCTTACTCCTCCTCGTTGTTATTTCACCCATCCGGGTAAAGGCCCAAGGCTTACCAGAGCCCATTGTTTTGCACATTAACCATCTATTTCGTACCTGGAACAATTCTAAAACGCCTGGTGCGGCCATCGCCATAATCAAATATGGGCAAGTCATTTATCAGCAAGCCTATGGCATGGCTCACGTGGCACATCAGGAAAAACTTACGCCCGATCATACTTTTTGGGTAGCCTCTATGGCCAAGCAATTTACTGCCCTAAGCGTTGCCTTATTAGCCGAAGAAGGCAAGCTGAGTTTAAACGATGATATCCGGAAATATTTACCGCAACTCCCGGACTTAGGCGATACCGTGCGCATCCGGCATTTAATCCATCATACCAGCGGTTTGCACGACGGGTTTACTTTAATCGGACTCACTTTTAAAGGCGAAAAGCATTATACAAATCAAGAAGTAATAGCGGCTATGGCTCAGCAAAAAAGCTTAAACTTTAAGCCCGGCACCCGCTACGAATACCTGAACAGCGGTTACGTGTTGCTAGCCGAAATTGTAGCCCAAGTCAGCAAAAAAAGCTTTGCCCAATATACCCAAGCCGCCATTTTCCGGCCACTCGGCATGACGTACACGCAGTTTGCCGGAAATTTTAAAAATTCTGTTCCGCAGTTGGCTACGGGCTACGGAGTGAATTATAAAGATGGAAAAGTTACATACCGGCCCCAGCATTTTAAAGGCAACACCGTAGGATCGAGCGGTTTGTTTACTACCTTATCGGACCTGACGAAGTGGGACGCCAACTTATACCACAACCAACTCGGGAAAGGCAACCCGGCTTTAATCAAGCAACTTTTAACCCCCGATACCTTAAACAACGGCACCCCCAATCCTTATGGTTTTGGGTTAGAAGTAGGCACGTACCAGGGATATCAGGCAACCAGCCACAGCGGCGCCGACCCCGGTTATAAGGCCGAAATGGTGCGCTTCCCGGACCAGCGTTTAACTTTAATCTGCCTGGCCAACACTGAAGATCAATATAGTCTAACTCCCAAACTTCTAAACCTAGGCGCTCGCATTATTCAGGGTAAAGTAACCGAAAATAAACCAGCAGAAATTAACAAAACAGAAAACTTATCCCGGCTTACCGGCTATTATTTAAATCCGGAAAATCACTCGGATTTAAGCCTTATCACAGAAAAGCAAGGCAAACTATTTGCCGCCACTTCGCTCCAGGGCTACCAGGCGCCTTTGGTGCAAACTGCGCCTGGTCAGTTCCAAAACGACGGTTTGCTGGAATACGCTATTTATTTCCGGAAAACCGATGCGGGCGAAGTAGCCGGTATGGTATTGAAAAACCTGCGGGAGAACGAAGTGTTTCTGCAAAAAGTAAAACTAATTACCTTAAATCCAGAAAATTTAAAAAAATACGCTAGCCGCTATTATTCTCCCGAGCTAAATAAAACGTACCGCTTAACAGTAAAAAAAGGCAAATTAGGACTTAAAATTTACGGGATCATCCACGTGCCTTTTCAACCACTGGAAGGTAACCAGTTTCTGGCTGATTTAATTGGGAATAATTGCTTTATTTTTCAATCAGACACGGCAGGCAACATTACCGGTTTTTCCTTTAACCGTAACGGAGTAACAAACCTTACCTTCACGCGCCACCTTTGA
- a CDS encoding LytR/AlgR family response regulator transcription factor yields the protein MPDTTVGRPRPVYRDTWVKIIGIPAITGFAYYLTYDHVEFNGWFIYEIFSDALKIFLVWQVVFYLITTLDKVLPWPQQLIKRLLVQTLVTAIGGIMALSILVFLDYAFIRPYQINHYWSLDVVIALIFILFINGIYAALYFYDSYVTSVAEKANLEQSLEIKVEQIKEELKAEDFFTSAREQLLVKVGRKEILVPYPDITCLYSEAKETYVLTHDNKTYLLDLSLDRLAEQLPDSRFFRANRKCIITPELIRSITTETHGKLTVHLQPKPQLPATLSISRDKAPAFRRWLKR from the coding sequence ATGCCTGATACTACAGTTGGTCGGCCCCGGCCCGTATACCGCGATACCTGGGTAAAAATAATTGGTATTCCGGCTATAACGGGTTTTGCTTATTACCTCACCTACGATCATGTAGAATTTAACGGCTGGTTTATTTACGAAATCTTCAGCGATGCCCTTAAGATTTTCCTGGTCTGGCAGGTAGTTTTTTATCTAATCACCACCCTCGACAAAGTACTGCCCTGGCCGCAGCAATTAATAAAACGGTTGTTGGTGCAAACTCTGGTTACCGCTATCGGCGGAATTATGGCTCTTAGTATTCTGGTTTTCCTGGATTACGCGTTTATCCGGCCTTACCAGATTAACCATTACTGGAGCCTGGACGTGGTAATTGCCCTTATTTTTATTTTGTTTATTAATGGCATTTACGCGGCTTTGTATTTTTACGATTCGTACGTAACCAGCGTAGCCGAAAAAGCAAACCTGGAGCAAAGCCTGGAGATTAAGGTAGAACAAATAAAGGAAGAATTAAAGGCCGAAGACTTTTTTACATCAGCCCGCGAACAGCTACTGGTAAAAGTAGGCCGCAAAGAAATTCTGGTACCTTACCCCGATATAACCTGCCTTTACTCCGAAGCGAAAGAAACGTATGTACTTACCCACGACAACAAAACCTACTTGCTGGATTTATCCCTGGACCGCCTCGCGGAACAACTACCCGACAGTAGATTTTTCCGGGCCAACCGTAAGTGTATTATCACCCCGGAATTAATTCGCAGTATTACCACCGAAACGCACGGTAAACTTACTGTGCATCTTCAACCCAAACCGCAACTACCCGCTACCTTAAGCATTAGCCGCGACAAAGCCCCGGCGTTTCGGCGGTGGCTGAAACGTTAA
- a CDS encoding IS1/IS1595 family N-terminal zinc-binding domain-containing protein — MRESLLKLNCPYCQSSKVVKNGKKKNGSQNQRCRNCQEQCRASYCYKGANLALKLLLFRLLEQNSSIRDIEVITWNQPKMYAG, encoded by the coding sequence ATGCGCGAGAGTCTCCTCAAGCTAAACTGTCCTTACTGTCAGAGCAGCAAGGTAGTTAAAAACGGAAAGAAAAAGAACGGTTCCCAGAACCAACGCTGCCGGAATTGCCAGGAGCAGTGTCGGGCAAGTTATTGTTATAAAGGAGCGAACTTAGCCCTAAAACTGTTACTATTTCGGCTTTTGGAGCAGAATAGTAGCATCCGGGATATTGAAGTCATTACATGGAATCAGCCAAAAATGTATGCTGGATAA
- a CDS encoding alpha/beta hydrolase-fold protein — translation MRRLLFLIFLIFSFKVMGWAQDMANKSYPYEPAQHASAEVPPGEVLSFEFNQSKLYPGTSRTYWVYIPKAYTPEKPACLFVCLDGVLFNAPTVFDYLISKKEMPVTIGVFIQAGTIKAKDGTVIRYNRTNEFDNMNDRFARFIEEEILPDVQKQKASDGRPIRISAVANDRAIAGASSGAICAFTAAWQRPDLYSRVFSAIGTYIGMRGGDQYPILARKTEPKPLRVYLQDNKNDTWNPLFGNWYHSNLNMEAALNFAGYEVTHTWQEGGHETKQATAIFADAMRWLWKAWPTPVKSGWSANNMLQTILDSTQTWQESTLNKPISKDPNNVIALPNGTRYTLEKGKINYRTKNKTRVVDQDQNLGNAIAISPDKKQLIASIKHSSWLYNYTVEPNGTLANKQKLYWLHNPGNEDNREISSMAFDELGNLYVATELGIQVCDQNGRVRAILPLPSGQPIALWFDQETPDFLFVKTTDKVYRRQLKVKGVHSTQEAVIPKSQGAG, via the coding sequence ATGCGGCGATTGCTTTTTTTAATTTTTTTAATTTTCAGCTTTAAGGTAATGGGTTGGGCACAGGATATGGCTAATAAAAGTTATCCATACGAACCGGCCCAGCATGCGTCGGCCGAGGTGCCGCCCGGTGAAGTACTGTCTTTTGAATTTAACCAATCGAAACTGTACCCGGGCACCAGCCGCACCTACTGGGTTTACATTCCCAAGGCCTATACTCCGGAAAAGCCGGCCTGTTTATTTGTTTGTCTGGATGGGGTTTTGTTTAACGCGCCCACCGTATTTGATTATTTAATCAGCAAAAAAGAAATGCCCGTAACTATTGGGGTTTTTATTCAAGCGGGCACGATTAAAGCCAAAGATGGTACGGTTATCCGGTACAATCGTACCAACGAGTTTGATAACATGAACGACCGTTTTGCCCGGTTTATAGAAGAAGAAATTTTGCCGGATGTACAAAAACAAAAAGCTTCGGATGGGCGGCCAATCCGAATTTCAGCAGTGGCAAACGACCGGGCTATTGCGGGCGCCAGCAGCGGGGCCATTTGTGCATTTACTGCCGCCTGGCAACGGCCAGATTTATATAGCCGGGTTTTTAGCGCCATTGGTACGTACATTGGCATGCGCGGCGGCGACCAATATCCGATTTTGGCCCGGAAAACCGAGCCTAAACCTTTGCGCGTATATTTGCAGGATAATAAAAACGATACCTGGAATCCGTTGTTTGGCAACTGGTACCATTCGAACTTAAACATGGAAGCTGCCTTAAATTTTGCCGGTTACGAGGTAACCCATACCTGGCAGGAGGGAGGCCACGAAACCAAACAGGCTACCGCTATTTTCGCCGATGCCATGCGCTGGTTATGGAAAGCCTGGCCCACTCCCGTAAAAAGTGGCTGGTCCGCGAATAACATGCTCCAAACCATCCTGGACTCCACCCAAACGTGGCAAGAGAGTACGTTAAATAAGCCTATATCCAAAGACCCCAACAACGTAATTGCGTTGCCCAACGGAACACGTTATACTTTGGAAAAAGGAAAAATAAATTACCGTACCAAAAATAAAACGAGAGTAGTGGATCAAGACCAAAATTTAGGCAATGCCATTGCTATTTCACCGGATAAAAAACAATTGATTGCCAGTATCAAACATTCGAGCTGGTTGTATAACTATACCGTAGAGCCCAACGGAACCTTAGCTAATAAACAAAAGCTGTATTGGTTACACAATCCGGGCAACGAAGATAATCGGGAAATAAGCAGTATGGCCTTTGATGAGCTTGGTAATTTGTACGTGGCTACCGAGTTAGGCATCCAGGTTTGTGACCAGAATGGCCGGGTACGGGCTATTTTGCCTTTGCCCAGTGGCCAGCCAATTGCACTGTGGTTCGATCAGGAAACGCCCGATTTCTTGTTTGTAAAAACTACCGATAAAGTATACCGTCGCCAATTAAAAGTGAAAGGCGTACACTCTACGCAGGAAGCTGTTATTCCTAAATCGCAAGGAGCCGGCTAA
- a CDS encoding VOC family protein, giving the protein MEEPINNRDNTPIADITIPKVTGIGGIFFFSDSPQEIKKWYATNLGLEVNEWGSTFESRNINTPDEINQLQWTPFKTGSTYFVPSKKDFMINYRVQNLEGLITKLKENGVTILDEMETYEYGKFIHIMDSEGNKIELWEPL; this is encoded by the coding sequence ATGGAAGAACCAATAAACAACAGGGATAATACACCCATCGCAGATATTACTATTCCAAAGGTAACGGGCATTGGAGGAATTTTCTTTTTCTCGGATAGCCCTCAGGAAATTAAAAAATGGTACGCTACTAATTTAGGTTTGGAGGTAAATGAGTGGGGGAGCACCTTTGAATCCAGAAATATAAATACCCCCGACGAAATCAATCAACTCCAATGGACTCCCTTTAAAACAGGAAGTACTTATTTTGTACCATCCAAGAAAGACTTTATGATAAACTACCGGGTTCAGAATTTAGAAGGACTTATTACAAAGCTAAAAGAAAACGGGGTAACTATTCTGGATGAAATGGAAACATACGAATACGGTAAATTTATTCACATCATGGACTCTGAGGGCAATAAGATTGAACTCTGGGAACCCCTGTAG
- a CDS encoding M28 family peptidase produces MLYKFKILALSLLLPLPVAAQENPAWEKVFNRINTEVQQNSKAYSTLQQASTTIGHRLTGSENGKKAEEYAYNLLKSYGYETVHYQPFEVESWRRGQLRVRVGTDANHLQEIKSVSLAHSPVKADLTAEVVDMGNGLEADYQARPGAVTGKIALVYLGVLPGSAPGTGTLHRSEKTAIATKYGASGIIIINTVAGGTLLTGTASVTGKLITIPAVCIGKEDGLKLKDQLSSGPLVSTINMTNFSGVIKARNVIATLPGTSFKKEKIVVGGHLDTWDLASGAIDNGIGSFSVMDMARTFKILKLQPKRTIEFVLFMGEEEGLLGSKAYVAEALKDKSINNIAFMLNYDMTNDPKGYHTTSEACKPLFQSIGNIASKIDTTFKNTFSSRAGLHSDHQPFMLHGLPTGGSFGGKLPKGGGDCYHADCDGFDLVEESGLKNTVRFSSMLVYGLADAPKIPTKRLTDAETKAFLIANKLQEPLKIASDWRWAD; encoded by the coding sequence ATGCTTTACAAATTTAAAATTTTAGCTCTTTCTCTTTTGCTTCCGTTACCGGTTGCCGCACAGGAAAACCCCGCTTGGGAAAAAGTTTTTAATCGCATTAACACTGAGGTACAACAAAACTCCAAAGCGTATAGCACTTTACAACAAGCTTCAACTACCATTGGCCACCGCTTAACCGGCTCCGAAAACGGAAAAAAGGCCGAAGAATATGCTTATAATTTACTAAAGTCGTATGGCTATGAAACGGTGCATTACCAACCCTTTGAAGTAGAAAGCTGGCGCCGGGGTCAGTTACGGGTACGGGTAGGTACCGATGCCAACCATTTGCAGGAAATTAAATCGGTGTCGTTGGCGCATTCGCCGGTAAAAGCCGACCTTACCGCAGAAGTAGTGGATATGGGCAACGGCCTGGAAGCAGATTACCAGGCTCGTCCGGGAGCAGTTACCGGCAAAATTGCTTTGGTTTATTTAGGAGTTCTGCCAGGATCGGCACCGGGAACGGGCACTTTGCACCGCTCCGAAAAAACCGCAATAGCTACCAAGTACGGCGCCAGTGGTATCATCATTATTAATACCGTTGCTGGTGGCACTTTACTTACCGGCACCGCTTCGGTTACCGGCAAACTCATAACCATACCAGCGGTATGCATTGGCAAAGAAGACGGGCTGAAACTAAAAGATCAACTAAGCTCCGGCCCCCTGGTTTCTACAATTAACATGACCAATTTTTCCGGGGTAATTAAAGCCCGCAATGTAATTGCTACGTTGCCCGGTACGTCTTTTAAAAAAGAGAAAATTGTAGTGGGCGGCCACCTGGATACCTGGGATTTAGCCAGCGGTGCTATTGATAACGGCATTGGCTCTTTTTCGGTGATGGATATGGCGCGAACTTTTAAAATTTTAAAATTACAACCCAAACGAACAATAGAATTTGTGCTGTTTATGGGCGAAGAAGAAGGTTTGCTGGGCTCCAAAGCTTATGTAGCCGAAGCGTTAAAAGATAAATCGATTAACAACATTGCCTTTATGCTGAACTACGACATGACCAACGATCCCAAAGGTTACCATACTACCAGTGAAGCTTGTAAACCTTTATTCCAGTCAATCGGGAATATAGCCAGTAAAATCGATACAACTTTTAAAAATACCTTTAGCAGCCGGGCGGGCCTGCACAGCGATCATCAGCCGTTTATGCTGCACGGTTTACCCACAGGCGGTTCTTTCGGCGGCAAACTTCCCAAGGGAGGCGGCGATTGTTACCACGCCGATTGCGATGGTTTTGATTTGGTAGAGGAAAGCGGCCTGAAAAACACGGTTCGTTTCAGCAGCATGCTGGTTTATGGTTTAGCCGATGCCCCCAAAATACCCACGAAACGCTTAACTGACGCAGAAACCAAAGCTTTTTTAATCGCTAATAAATTACAGGAGCCTTTAAAAATTGCCAGCGATTGGCGCTGGGCAGATTAA
- a CDS encoding alpha/beta fold hydrolase, whose protein sequence is MFKILCLVISLITFHTYAQTSITGIITNNHNEPIPYCSIGIKGVKVGAMSDANGNYHLVIPDEINQPIIFSAIGYVNTSKSKDELLTSSNVILEYNPILLKTVVIKPKKMKEKIIGQKTRPMVTFSKMFDQNVPTIEQGNIFNIYPETELKSYSFFIIPSSRFEEITLKLNIYSIKENIPEKLLLSENIIYKTNSTGWQKIDLTQYKLVYNDLKQIALTLQLVDHKPLENSDFIFGISAKKSISDNLLFRYQNQGNWEKSKGVFIANLDISYVKKNKIMEPSEKENDDQLQNDADTQSVINYYINSENANQTNYGKDKSGKFINIGDAEIYYESYGTGEPLVLLHGNNGSISEFYKLIPELAKHFQVIALDTRGQGKSPDLTTSDYTYELFANDLLQVIQHLDLGKVNLVGWSDGGITGLIFNAAHPEKVNKLITIGANLSPDGIDDGLIATFKEQLAEQQGNSRLIKLMLNHPHITPNQLKKIQSPVLVLAGSDDVIKEAHTKLIHQSIKDAKLEIISNATHYIPFEQPDQLNKLIIDFLQK, encoded by the coding sequence ATGTTTAAAATCTTATGTTTGGTTATTTCTCTAATAACATTCCATACTTATGCCCAAACTTCCATTACCGGTATAATTACTAATAACCACAACGAACCTATCCCCTATTGTTCTATCGGTATTAAAGGCGTAAAGGTTGGTGCAATGTCGGATGCCAATGGGAACTACCATTTAGTGATTCCGGATGAAATTAATCAACCAATCATTTTCAGTGCTATTGGTTATGTCAATACAAGTAAAAGTAAAGATGAATTACTAACAAGCTCTAATGTTATATTGGAATACAACCCCATCTTACTTAAAACAGTGGTTATCAAGCCAAAAAAGATGAAAGAAAAAATAATTGGCCAAAAAACAAGGCCAATGGTTACTTTCTCTAAAATGTTTGACCAAAATGTTCCAACAATTGAACAAGGAAACATTTTTAATATTTATCCAGAAACAGAATTAAAATCTTATAGTTTCTTTATTATTCCAAGTTCTAGATTTGAAGAAATCACTTTAAAACTGAATATTTATAGCATTAAAGAAAATATTCCAGAAAAATTATTGCTTTCCGAAAACATTATCTATAAAACAAACAGTACCGGATGGCAAAAAATAGATTTAACCCAATACAAATTAGTTTATAACGATTTAAAGCAGATAGCGCTAACGCTACAGCTCGTAGATCATAAACCTTTAGAAAATTCTGATTTTATATTTGGTATTTCTGCTAAGAAATCCATTTCAGATAATTTGTTATTCCGTTATCAAAATCAAGGGAATTGGGAGAAAAGTAAAGGCGTTTTCATTGCCAACTTAGATATTTCCTATGTTAAAAAGAATAAAATAATGGAACCAAGTGAAAAAGAAAACGATGACCAACTTCAAAATGATGCTGACACGCAATCAGTAATCAACTATTATATAAATAGCGAAAACGCTAACCAAACAAATTACGGGAAAGATAAAAGTGGGAAGTTTATAAATATAGGCGATGCCGAAATTTATTATGAAAGTTATGGTACAGGCGAACCACTGGTTTTACTCCATGGGAATAATGGATCGATTTCCGAATTCTATAAATTAATTCCGGAATTAGCTAAACATTTCCAGGTAATTGCTCTGGATACCCGGGGACAAGGCAAAAGCCCCGATTTAACCACTTCTGATTATACCTACGAATTATTTGCCAACGATTTGCTGCAAGTAATACAGCATCTTGATTTAGGGAAAGTAAATTTAGTAGGTTGGAGTGATGGTGGAATTACAGGATTAATTTTTAACGCAGCACATCCTGAAAAAGTAAATAAATTAATAACAATAGGCGCAAATTTAAGTCCGGATGGCATTGATGATGGTCTGATTGCTACTTTTAAAGAGCAACTAGCCGAACAACAAGGAAATTCGCGACTGATAAAACTTATGTTAAATCACCCCCACATCACGCCTAATCAACTCAAAAAAATACAAAGCCCGGTTTTGGTACTTGCCGGAAGCGACGACGTTATTAAGGAAGCGCATACGAAGCTAATCCATCAATCTATTAAAGATGCTAAACTCGAAATAATTTCAAACGCTACCCATTACATCCCATTTGAGCAGCCCGACCAACTGAATAAATTAATTATTGATTTTCTACAGAAATGA
- a CDS encoding helix-turn-helix domain-containing protein gives MNYSNRFYNRQFITRKAVNNDIITLLDKLLNNYFEEENSLKNGLPSVKYISTELKLSQRYLSDMLQSLTGLNTQQYIQNAILEKAKEKLSTTNLSVSEIAYNLGFEHSQSFSKLFKTKTNVSPLEFRQSFK, from the coding sequence TTGAATTACAGCAATCGTTTTTATAATCGACAATTCATTACAAGAAAAGCTGTCAATAACGACATTATCACTTTATTGGACAAACTTCTAAACAATTATTTTGAAGAGGAAAACAGTCTTAAAAACGGCCTACCATCGGTAAAGTATATCAGTACGGAATTAAAATTATCACAACGTTATCTGAGTGATATGTTGCAATCCTTGACAGGACTTAATACGCAACAGTACATTCAGAACGCAATCTTAGAAAAAGCCAAAGAAAAACTATCAACAACAAACCTTTCCGTAAGTGAAATCGCTTATAATTTAGGTTTTGAACATTCACAATCGTTCAGCAAACTTTTTAAGACAAAGACAAATGTCTCTCCTTTAGAGTTCAGGCAGTCGTTTAAGTAA
- a CDS encoding cupin domain-containing protein, which translates to MREVGLPSPLHTLIALVDYNNVSIENFPKGQKVCIDFYKIGFKPTFKGQIKYGQGYYDFEEGGLAFLKPKQIVFPPDDPENYEGFALFFHPDFIRNYPLGTAINQYGFFSYNVNEALFLSAK; encoded by the coding sequence GTGCGGGAAGTAGGACTTCCTTCACCTTTGCATACATTGATCGCATTGGTGGATTACAATAATGTTTCGATCGAAAACTTTCCGAAGGGACAAAAAGTATGTATTGATTTTTATAAAATTGGCTTTAAGCCTACATTCAAAGGGCAAATAAAATACGGACAAGGATATTACGATTTTGAAGAAGGCGGATTAGCATTTTTGAAGCCTAAACAAATCGTTTTTCCTCCGGATGATCCAGAAAACTATGAAGGCTTTGCTTTGTTTTTTCACCCTGACTTTATACGAAATTATCCATTAGGAACCGCGATAAATCAATATGGTTTTTTTTCTTACAATGTTAACGAAGCCTTGTTTTTATCAGCAAAATAA
- a CDS encoding aldo/keto reductase, which produces MGSRQDYIDLFYQHRVDPNVPIEDVAGTVKDLIQEGKVKYFGLSEAGVKNIRKAHAILHVTALQSEYSLFWREPEKDIISTLEELGIGFVPFSPLGKGFLTGTINTKLPDIDRRNIIPRFSEENIKANLALVNALAEIAKQKNITPGQLALAWILAQKPWMVPIPATTKLHRLEENIGSINVGLTADELAKIDATVNAITLVGDRYPEVLEKQIDRE; this is translated from the coding sequence ATGGGAAGCCGACAAGATTACATTGATTTGTTCTATCAGCACAGAGTTGACCCAAATGTTCCAATAGAAGATGTTGCAGGAACGGTGAAAGACCTGATACAAGAGGGCAAAGTAAAATATTTTGGTTTGTCCGAAGCAGGTGTAAAAAATATTCGCAAGGCACATGCAATTCTGCATGTAACAGCATTACAAAGCGAATACTCTTTGTTTTGGCGTGAACCCGAGAAAGACATCATCTCAACGTTAGAAGAGTTAGGAATTGGTTTCGTTCCGTTCAGTCCATTGGGCAAGGGTTTCCTCACAGGTACAATAAACACAAAATTACCGGATATAGACCGCAGGAATATCATTCCTCGTTTCAGCGAAGAGAACATAAAAGCCAATCTAGCTTTGGTGAACGCACTTGCTGAAATTGCCAAACAAAAAAACATTACACCGGGGCAGTTAGCCTTGGCCTGGATATTAGCACAAAAACCTTGGATGGTACCAATACCAGCAACTACTAAATTGCATCGTTTAGAAGAAAACATCGGCAGTATAAATGTTGGATTAACAGCCGATGAGCTTGCAAAGATCGACGCAACAGTAAATGCCATTACACTTGTGGGTGACCGATATCCTGAGGTTTTAGAAAAGCAAATAGATAGAGAGTAA